The sequence GCGTGAGGTGCCACAGCCCTTGAACCTGTGGATGAATACGCCAGTTAATTCGGATTACACTATTTCCTGGTTACCGACGGTGAGCAAAGCGGGCGATTATGTCGAGATCCGAGCCGAGCTGGATTGCATTGTTGTGATGTCAGCTTGCCCGCAAGACATTGTGCCCATCAATGGCTGTAATCCGCAGGATGTGCATTTTAGTGTTGCGGAGTAATCATCCTTTTTATCTATATGGGAAATACCTATATAGAAAAGTGCCCGGCAGGGATATGCCGGGTGTTTGACTCTCTTTGAGCAGTAGATATCAACTTATGAAAAAAAACGGCGATAACGGCGGTTTTGTTTTATCTGATTTAGGGATGCGTTTACGTCATGCTCGTTTAGCGCAGGACATCACGCTAAAGCAGCTTGCACTTAAGGTGGGGTGCTCAGAGAGTTTATTATCGAAACTGGAAAATGAGGTGGCTTCTCCCTCTTTGGCCATGCTGCACCGGCTGGCCAGTGCTCTGGAAACCAATATTTCTGATTTGATGGCAGAAAGCTGGGTGGCGGATTCACCAGTATTGAAGCCAGAACAACGTGTTCGTAAACGATTTGTCCATCGTAACAAGAAAGGCGGTATTGCACTGGAAAACCTGACTCATCATCATAAAGGGGGGTTATTGCAGGGAAATATTCATATCATTGAGCCCGGTGTCGCCAGTGACGGGCAGATAGAGCATCATGGCGAGGAGATGGGTTATGTGCTGGAAGGGGAAATTGCACTCTTTTTAGGTGAAGAGACTTACACCCTTGCTGTTGGCGATTCCTTTTATTTCCCCAGCAATGTGCCTCACGGTTATCGCAATATTGGTGAGTCAGTTGCAAAAGTGTTGTGGGTGAATACGCCAGTAACTTTCTAATCTCGTTATCTTTCAAATTGCGGATGTGGCGGTCACACGGGTGATTAGACCGACCCGATCCCCATGATTATTCTGGGATTACTGTCACTGATTTTTGGGGCGTTGATTCTGATAACATCAATAAAAAACCGCCAGCGAAATGATTATCCACTGGCGGTTTGGTGTGTGACTCAACTTGGCGTATTGAGTTAGGCTTTCGTGCCTCGCGCGGCAATAATGGCATCAGCAACATTACGCGGTGCTTCTGCATAATGTTTGAATTCCATCGTATAAGTTGCACGGCCCTGTGACATAGAGCGTAATGTCGTGGAGTAACCAAACATTTCAGATAACGGCACTTCCGCACGAATTATTTTCCCGCCACCGACCATTTCTTCCATTCCTTGCACCAAGCCACGGCGAGAGGAAAGGTCACCCATCACGTTACCGGCGTACTCTTCAGGAGTTTCCACCTCGACACTCATTACAGGCTCCAGAATTACCGGAGAAGCGCGTTTGGCAGCTTCTTTGAAACCAAAGATGGCGGCCATTTTAAACGCCAGTTCTGATGAATCCACTTCGTGATAGGAGCCGAATGTCAGGGTCACTTTCACATCCACTACCGGATAACCGGCCAGAACCCCAGTATTGGTCGCCTCAAGCACCCCTTTCTCGACTGCTCCGATAAACTCACGAGGCACCACGCCGCCTTTAGTCGCATCGACAAAGGCAATGCCGCTACCCGGTTCCTGTGGTTCGAGGGTAAAGACCACATGGCCATATTGCCCTTTACCGCCCGACTGACGAACAAATTTGCCGTCAACATCTGTCACGGTTTTACGCACTGTTTCGCGGTAAGTCACCTGCGGTTTACCGATGTTGGCTTCCACACCGAACTCACGTTTCATGCGGTCGACGATGATTTCCAGATGCAATTCACCCATGCCGGAAATAATAGTCTGGCCGGACTCTTCGTCAGTACGGATACGAAACGACGGGTCTTCAGATGCCAGTCTTTGCAGTGCGATCCCCATTTTCTCCTGATCAGCTTTAGTCTTCGGTTCAATCGCTTGCGAAATGACCGGCTCAGGGAACTCCATGCGCACCAGAGTAATCACTGCATCCGGGTCACACAGCGTTTCTCCGGTGGTAACATCCTTCAAACCAACACACGCGGCGATATCACCGGCACGGATTTCATCTACTTCAATCCGGTTATTAGCGTGCATCTGAACGATACGGCCAATACGCTCTTTTTTGCCCCGAATCGGGTTATAAACACTGTCGCCTTTGGTCAGCACCCCAGAGTAAACACGCACGAAAGTTAGCTGCCCGACATACGGATCGGTCATCAGTTTGAACGCCAGCGCCGAGAATTTTTCATTATCATCGGCTTTACGGCTCACTTCGTTGCCATCTTCATCTGTACCACTGACGGGCGGAATATCAACTGGCGATGGCATCAATTCAACCACCGCATCCAGCATGCGCTGCACGCCTTTGTTCTTAAAGGCACTGCCGCACATCATTGGCTGAATTTCGCCGGCAATGGTCCGAATTCGCAGACCTTGGGTGATTTCATCCACTGTCAGGTCACCGGTTTCCAGATATTCTGTCATCAGCGCTTCAGAAGCTTCAGCCGCTTCGGAGACCATTTTCTCGCGCCATTCATTGGCGGTTGCCAATAAGTTTTCCGGAATTGGCTCGTAACTAAAAGTCATGCCCTGAGAAGCTTCATCCCAAATAATGGCGCGCATAAGCCGCAAATCGACCACGCCGGTGAAGTGCTCTTCACTGCCGATCGGAATAACAATAGGCACTGGATTGGCTTTCAGACGATCAATCATCATCTGGCGTACACGGAAAAAGTCAGCGCCGGGGCGATCCATTTTGTTGACGAATGCTAAACGCGGAACGCGGTATTTATTAGCTTGACGCCAGACAGTTTCGGATTGCGGCTGCACACCACCTACCGCGTCATACACCATGACAGCGCCGTCGAGTACCCGCATGGACCGCTCCACTTCTATCGTGAAATCTACGTGCCCAGGGGTGTCGATAATGTTGATGCGGTGCTCGGGTAAGGTTCTGTCCATACCTTTCCAAAAGCAGGTCACGGCAGCCGATGTAATGGTAATGCCACGTTCCTGCTCCTGTGCCATCCAGTCAGTAGTCGCGCCGCCATCATGCACTTCACCCAGCTTATGACTGACGCCGGTGTAGAACAAAATACGCTCGGTAGTGGTCGTTTTACCGGCGTCGATGTGGGCTGAGATACCAATGTTGCGATAGCGCTCGATAGGAGTTTTACGTGCCATATTAAGTCCTTAGTGATGATGGCAATTTCGGGGCGGGCGGTTTGATGCTCTGCCGGGAAGTTGTTGGTTTAAGTTGTGCATTAGTGTTGATCAACAGATGATCGCAATCAGTATAGTCCTATTGTACGAATATACACGTACAATTTAATTATTTGTTCTGAAACTGTGCAATAATAGAGGTGGGTAATGATTGAGGGGGCTTTCATCATTACACTAGAATTATTAGTAGGGCCAAAATGGAGTATAGGCTATATTGCCGCCCGCCTAAGGTGGCTCGATATAGCCTAACCCGGCAGTTTGGTGGGGAATTTACCCGTTAGCTGTCACATATTAATAGGAACACTATGATTGCAAATCACCCTGAGCGTGAGCAGATCCGTTTGGAAAATGTGCTGACGGCTTTAGGTAATCCACTACGACTGGCTGTGGTGCGTAGGTTGGCGGCAGGGGGCGAACATGCTTGTGGCACTCTGGTGCAGGGGCTGTCTAAATCGACGTTAACCCACCATTGGCGCGTGCTGCGCGAAAGTGGCGTTATCTGGCAACGGCCCTGTGGACGTGAGAGTTTGTTATCACTGCGGCGCGATGATATTGATGCCCGTTTCCCCGGTTTGTTGGATGTGCTGCTCAATGCGGTGGCCAATGATGCAACCACCGATGAGTCGACGGCAAAACATTTGCCAGAGGAATGAGTCGTGGGCGGTGGTGTATTACCGCCCTTGCTTAAAAACTAAATCTCTTGGGCCTGCGCCAAAACAAAGTCTTCCGCTTCTTTTGACCACAATCCATCTGTTTTACGCAAAATAATCTGTAGTTCTTGTAATAATGGCGAATCTTGATCAGTACTCATCAGTTCACTTAATGACGTCAGTGGCATGTTTTTGCCGGTATAAACCAACTTCTTACCACCAATAATTTGCGGTAAGTTCAATGTGGTTTCCGCCGCATCATTTAGCCCCAGAATATGAGAGACCACTTTCCCGGCATTAACCTTCTTCGCTTCAATTAACTTCACTGCTTCCCGCATGTCGTCGGTATTGCCCCCAGAGGTGCCGACATAATGGGTAAAGGAATAATGGATATCGTAGAAATTAACCGACGCCATAAAATTCTTATCCTGCGGGCCAGCAAAGAAGTTAAAGCAACCATCTGGTGCCAATAAGCTAGATGCCAATGTGACTAATTCAGCTGAAGGCACGAAAACAAATATATCGTCATAGCCTTTACCATCCGTCAGGGCCATTAAACGTTCAAACTGGTCATCAGTTTGTTTAGTATTAAGGTAATGCACCTGAGTCTGTGACTCGCTTGGATACAAGCGGGCGGCATAGTCCAGTTTTTGCTGATGGCGGTCTGTAATGACCAATAATTGCGGATTAACCGGCCCGTGCAAAGCATAATCAATGGCTAATAATCCCATTGGGCCGGTGCCGCCAAGAATCAACACATTACCGCCCGGTTTGATACCCATTTTATGTTGATAAGTACCGGGAACCAGATGGTAATTGGCATTAAATGCGCCGATAACGCAAGAAAGTGGCTCTACCAGTGAACCTTCAAAATAACTTTCACCTCCATACGGCAGTAAACAGTCTTGTTCCATGACTTCGTTGGGAATAATCACATGGGTAGCTTCACCCCCCACATAAGGGAATGAATATCCGGGGCAATCTGGGCGGTCGGGTAATTGCAGATTAGCCTGAATGACATAACGGCTACCGGGTTTAAATTTATGTTGCCATTTTTTACCGACTTGAAGAATATCGCCGCAAAATTCATGGCCAATAATAATCGGATTTTCCGCCACATTATCTGGCACTTTTTTATGGTCAGCACCCAAATTAGCTTCTTTCCACGAAGAGAGACAAATACTGTCGGTCACAACCGTTGCCAAAATCTCATCATCTCCCATTTCCGGTAAATTAAAGCTTTCCAGCCGCAGGTCATTTTTGCCATACAAACGCAGTGCTTTAGTTTTCATTTGGAACCACCTCAATTATTTTTTAAATATAAAAACAGCAGGTCGAATAAAAAAACTCCCCGGCATTAAATCAAGACAGAATGCCAAGCCATGAGCCTACAATTCCGAGGCCAAACAGGGAGAAGATAAGCCAGATAGGGTTAATTTTGCGTTTGAGTAGGCGCATCATTAACAGAGTCAGCCCTAGCGCCAGCAAACCAGGGCAAAGCTGATCCAGAATGTTTTGCACGGTCATGGTCACGGTTGTACCGTCGTGGCCGGGTGTTTTCGATATCACCAGTGGCACATTGATACTTGTCCATTTGGTGACCAATACCCCCATGATAAACAAGCCCAGGATGGAGGCACCTTCGGTCAGTTTTTGTAGCAAATTCCCGCCAAGGTCTTTGACGATATTGATCCCTTTGACGAAACCGTATTGCAGGCCGAACCATTTCAATGCCAGGCGCACAGAGTTAAAGGACAGGAAGAATAAAATTGGCCCTAGCACATTGCCGTTCAGTGCCAGCGAAGCCCCCAACGCAGCTGTTATTGGGCGCAAAGTTCCCCAAATTAGCGGGTCACCGACCCCCGCCAGCGGCCCCATCAGCCCGACTTTCAGACTATTTATTGCCCCTTCATCAATATCTGCGCCATTGGCGCGCGCTTCTTCCATTGCCGCAGTGACGCCGATCACAGGCCCACAGACTGCCGGGGTCGTGTTAAAGAACACTAAATGGCGTTTCAGGGCGGCAATTTGGTCTTCTTTCAGCGGATACAAGCGCTTAATTGCTGGCACCATGTCATAGCAAAAGCCCAAACCGTGAATACGTTCATAGTTAAAAGAGGCCTGTTGTAAGTTACTGCGTAAAAACATTTTAAACAGATCAGACCGGGTTAATCGTTTGTTTAATATGGTCATGTCGGCATCTCCTAGTCTTCTAATTCATCAAGTTTGGCTTGGCTAGCTTGGGCTACAGGCGCTGCCGGTTTCTGATAAAGCGGGTTTAACTGGATATACAGCAAGGCAATAATCAGACCGATACCGCCGAATGCGAGCAGACTGAAACCGAGGTAACCTCCGACAATAAAGCCGAGAAAAAAGAATGGCATAAGATATTTTACGCCCATCATGTTAAGTACCATGGCGTAACCGACGACGACGATAAATCCGCCAGCAATTTGCAACCCATGGGTCACCACAGTTGGAATTGCGTTAAGCATATGGCTGACGGTATCGGCGCTGACAAAGATAGAAACGATCAATACCGGAATGGCGACTCTCATGGCCTGAACCAGCAATGCCGACACATGCATAAAATCAATCATGGCAAAATTGGCTTTTTCCGCCGCTCTGTCTGCTGCGTGTTGGAACGCTACAGTGATTGTGCGGGCAAAAACTGTCAGAACTTGGCCAGCGGCAGCTACTGGCAGGGCAATGGCGATCCCGGTGGCGATATTCTGGTGACCGACAATAACCAAAATGGTTGAAATAATACTGGCAAGGGCGGAATCAGGAGATTGCGCGGCCCCGACATTCATCCAACCGAGAGCAATTAATTCCAGCGTACCGCCGAGGATAACGCCGGTAGTCATATCGCCAAGAATCAAGCCGGTAATCGTACAAGCGATTAATGGCCGGTGAGTTTGGAATTCATCCAGCACGCTGCCGATACCGGCAATACATGAGAAAATAAAGATTAAGATTATTTGTAGTAAACTTATTTCCATGGTGGACCCCTTTGGACAATACAACTCACTCATATACCCGTTATATTGCAAACTGCATGTGCGTTGGCTGCTTTTGCTCACCTTACGGGCCAGCGTAAGCGCTGCTCAAAATGGTTTTTAACCCATTTTTCACTCAGTTGCCGCCTTCCTGCAATTTGCATTATTTGGGGTGTGGTCGTAGAGCATAATTAAATAGCTGTATTGCCCAGATTAAGTAATCGGATTTAAATGTTTAATAAAACATGAGTTATTATTTATCTTTCAATTGAGATGTTGTTATTTAGACTCCAGCTCGCGTAATTTTTTAATCACATCCACATTAGGGTCAGATGTGACCACTCGTAAATCTAAATGAACGCCACGCTCCGCTAATGCATAAAAAGCGTTAATATCATTTTGATCAACAGATACCGCTTTGGTTAATTGTGTTTTCCCTTGTTTAAATGCCATGCCGCCAATATTAATTACGCCAATTTTTACCCCCTGATCCACCAGTCGTAAAACATCAGTTGGATTGGTGAATAAATAAAAAACAGTATCATTAACATAATTTGGGTTGTGATAAACAGCTACTGCTTTTTCAATATTGACGACATTAACTTTGATTCCCGGAGGGGCCGCCTGTTTTAGTAGTGTTCTCCGGATCTCATCGTTATAAACTTCATCGCTACAAATAATAATACGCTCGGCTTTGGCTTCTTTAGCCCAAACCGTGGTGACCTGACCATGAATCAGCCGGTCGTCAATTCTTGCCAGATTGATTTTCATATAAAGTCGGCCTCTTCTTCTTCGCTATTTTGTTGGTGACGGAATGACTGCACACACTGCGTACCGATATCGAGTAAATATTCAGTCAGTTCTTTTGCCGCCATTCCTTGCTGGTTATCAGCAATTTCCAGTGCTAAAGGTAGCGATAATCCACTAACAACATGAATACGATTATCACTGAATGCCAGACGTGCTGCCGCGTTATAAGGGCTACCACCTTGTAAGTCCACCGCAATCAGCCAGGCGTCATTTTGATTATTTGCCATAACATCCTGCATTTTTTTCACTAAGTCTTCGGCGTTTTCACCACGGTTAAACAGCAGTGGAGTAATATTTTGTGTCTCGCCATACACCATATTGACGGAATTGAGCATCGAAACGGCTAAATCGCCGTGAGCACAAAAAATGACATTAACCATTATGCCTCCTGTTAGCCGCGAGTTTTGCCGCCAGCAATGTTATAGGTCACTCCAGTGATATAGCTGGCGTGTTCGGATAATAGGTAAGTCACGAAATCAGCAATTTCGGATAGTTTCCCTGCCCGGACAATTGGAATAGCATTCTTGGTATAACCGTCTCGCAATTGCTCTACCGTGATATTGCGGGTGTAGGCCAGTGCTTCTTCGTAATCGAGAGTTCGCAGCCCGGTTTTTTCTAGAATACCGGGCGCGACGCCCACGACACGGATACCGTATTTCCCAAGTTCTTTAGCCCATGAACGAGTAAAGCTATATAGCGCGGCTTTGGTCGCAGCATAACAACTTTGGCCTTCTGAACCTTCTAATCCACTTTCTGAAGAGAGGTTAATAATGACGCCGCTTTTGTTCTGCACCATATTGCGCGCCACCGCCTGTGACATCAAATACACGCCTTTCTGATTCACATTGACCATTTTTTCAAACTCATTATCTTTCAGTTCATATTGGCTATGACTTTGCTTAGGATCGACCAGCAGACGCGGAAGATTAATCCCTGCATTATTAACCAGTGCGTCAATATG comes from Yersinia canariae and encodes:
- a CDS encoding cupin domain-containing protein codes for the protein MKKNGDNGGFVLSDLGMRLRHARLAQDITLKQLALKVGCSESLLSKLENEVASPSLAMLHRLASALETNISDLMAESWVADSPVLKPEQRVRKRFVHRNKKGGIALENLTHHHKGGLLQGNIHIIEPGVASDGQIEHHGEEMGYVLEGEIALFLGEETYTLAVGDSFYFPSNVPHGYRNIGESVAKVLWVNTPVTF
- the fusA gene encoding elongation factor G — translated: MARKTPIERYRNIGISAHIDAGKTTTTERILFYTGVSHKLGEVHDGGATTDWMAQEQERGITITSAAVTCFWKGMDRTLPEHRINIIDTPGHVDFTIEVERSMRVLDGAVMVYDAVGGVQPQSETVWRQANKYRVPRLAFVNKMDRPGADFFRVRQMMIDRLKANPVPIVIPIGSEEHFTGVVDLRLMRAIIWDEASQGMTFSYEPIPENLLATANEWREKMVSEAAEASEALMTEYLETGDLTVDEITQGLRIRTIAGEIQPMMCGSAFKNKGVQRMLDAVVELMPSPVDIPPVSGTDEDGNEVSRKADDNEKFSALAFKLMTDPYVGQLTFVRVYSGVLTKGDSVYNPIRGKKERIGRIVQMHANNRIEVDEIRAGDIAACVGLKDVTTGETLCDPDAVITLVRMEFPEPVISQAIEPKTKADQEKMGIALQRLASEDPSFRIRTDEESGQTIISGMGELHLEIIVDRMKREFGVEANIGKPQVTYRETVRKTVTDVDGKFVRQSGGKGQYGHVVFTLEPQEPGSGIAFVDATKGGVVPREFIGAVEKGVLEATNTGVLAGYPVVDVKVTLTFGSYHEVDSSELAFKMAAIFGFKEAAKRASPVILEPVMSVEVETPEEYAGNVMGDLSSRRGLVQGMEEMVGGGKIIRAEVPLSEMFGYSTTLRSMSQGRATYTMEFKHYAEAPRNVADAIIAARGTKA
- a CDS encoding ArsR/SmtB family transcription factor produces the protein MIANHPEREQIRLENVLTALGNPLRLAVVRRLAAGGEHACGTLVQGLSKSTLTHHWRVLRESGVIWQRPCGRESLLSLRRDDIDARFPGLLDVLLNAVANDATTDESTAKHLPEE
- a CDS encoding zinc-binding dehydrogenase; the encoded protein is MKTKALRLYGKNDLRLESFNLPEMGDDEILATVVTDSICLSSWKEANLGADHKKVPDNVAENPIIIGHEFCGDILQVGKKWQHKFKPGSRYVIQANLQLPDRPDCPGYSFPYVGGEATHVIIPNEVMEQDCLLPYGGESYFEGSLVEPLSCVIGAFNANYHLVPGTYQHKMGIKPGGNVLILGGTGPMGLLAIDYALHGPVNPQLLVITDRHQQKLDYAARLYPSESQTQVHYLNTKQTDDQFERLMALTDGKGYDDIFVFVPSAELVTLASSLLAPDGCFNFFAGPQDKNFMASVNFYDIHYSFTHYVGTSGGNTDDMREAVKLIEAKKVNAGKVVSHILGLNDAAETTLNLPQIIGGKKLVYTGKNMPLTSLSELMSTDQDSPLLQELQIILRKTDGLWSKEAEDFVLAQAQEI
- a CDS encoding PTS system mannose/fructose/sorbose family transporter subunit IID, giving the protein MTILNKRLTRSDLFKMFLRSNLQQASFNYERIHGLGFCYDMVPAIKRLYPLKEDQIAALKRHLVFFNTTPAVCGPVIGVTAAMEEARANGADIDEGAINSLKVGLMGPLAGVGDPLIWGTLRPITAALGASLALNGNVLGPILFFLSFNSVRLALKWFGLQYGFVKGINIVKDLGGNLLQKLTEGASILGLFIMGVLVTKWTSINVPLVISKTPGHDGTTVTMTVQNILDQLCPGLLALGLTLLMMRLLKRKINPIWLIFSLFGLGIVGSWLGILS
- a CDS encoding PTS mannose/fructose/sorbose transporter subunit IIC, producing the protein MEISLLQIILIFIFSCIAGIGSVLDEFQTHRPLIACTITGLILGDMTTGVILGGTLELIALGWMNVGAAQSPDSALASIISTILVIVGHQNIATGIAIALPVAAAGQVLTVFARTITVAFQHAADRAAEKANFAMIDFMHVSALLVQAMRVAIPVLIVSIFVSADTVSHMLNAIPTVVTHGLQIAGGFIVVVGYAMVLNMMGVKYLMPFFFLGFIVGGYLGFSLLAFGGIGLIIALLYIQLNPLYQKPAAPVAQASQAKLDELED
- a CDS encoding mannose/fructose/sorbose PTS transporter subunit IIB, with protein sequence MKINLARIDDRLIHGQVTTVWAKEAKAERIIICSDEVYNDEIRRTLLKQAAPPGIKVNVVNIEKAVAVYHNPNYVNDTVFYLFTNPTDVLRLVDQGVKIGVINIGGMAFKQGKTQLTKAVSVDQNDINAFYALAERGVHLDLRVVTSDPNVDVIKKLRELESK
- a CDS encoding PTS sugar transporter subunit IIA, whose product is MVNVIFCAHGDLAVSMLNSVNMVYGETQNITPLLFNRGENAEDLVKKMQDVMANNQNDAWLIAVDLQGGSPYNAAARLAFSDNRIHVVSGLSLPLALEIADNQQGMAAKELTEYLLDIGTQCVQSFRHQQNSEEEEADFI
- a CDS encoding SDR family oxidoreductase, with protein sequence MSDWLNLKDKVVIVTGGASGIGYAIVEELLAAGAKVQLADVNPLEGEIKNNPQLNFIQLDISDRNSVQTAIDNILTQHGHIDALVNNAGINLPRLLVDPKQSHSQYELKDNEFEKMVNVNQKGVYLMSQAVARNMVQNKSGVIINLSSESGLEGSEGQSCYAATKAALYSFTRSWAKELGKYGIRVVGVAPGILEKTGLRTLDYEEALAYTRNITVEQLRDGYTKNAIPIVRAGKLSEIADFVTYLLSEHASYITGVTYNIAGGKTRG